From the genome of Flavobacteriales bacterium:
CGCTTTTCAAACATGCCAAAGCAGCTAACTCTGCTGCTCCCATTTTTCCTTTGGAGCCGGCCAAGAGCAAGGCGTGCCCATAATTTCCTTTGTGCGAAAACTTCGGACGTTTCTTGACGAATTGATTCACGTACGCCAGATCTACGTACTGATACGGACTTTCAACCTTCATGGCATCAGCCATCAAGCCTATATCTGCAGTAAACAGCTCGCCAACGTAATTGCCAGTAAGTGGATTGAGAAAACTCATTTTCGGACAATGAAACGTAACTGTCCAATCGGCTTGAACCACGTTTTCCATCGCATTGCCCGTATTATCTTCTGCAAACAGCCCGCTTGGAATATCTACACTGAGAACAAATTTGGCCCGCGCATTTAAATGATGTACCGCATCTGCCAATAGACCATCCAATGGTCGCGAAAGCCCCGTTCCCATGATGGCATCTACAACCACTGTGTTCTCCTGAATTTCAGGAAAATCCTCTATATCCCGAACGTGAATAACCTCCTCCACGTCACCTTCTTCCTTCAGCCAATAGAGGTTCTGTGAGAAATTCGGGCTACCATGTTCTGTGTATTCCAACACAACCACTTTTACACGCGACCGCGAATTTTTGGCTTCCAATCGGGCCATTGCCAAACCATCGCCACCATTATTACCCTTGCCGCAAACAAATAGAATGTGGTCTTCATCTGACGCATCAGTCATAGGCATGTATTCGAGGCAGGCCTTAGCTGCTCGCTCCATTAGATCGATCGCATCAATCGGTTCGTTCTCAATGGTGAATTTATCGAGCGCGCGAATCTGCTTTGCCGTTAGAATTTTCATTTGCTGCTAAACTTCTGATGAAGGGATAAAACTTGAGGAATCATCAAATGCACTCCATCATTGTTGATGATATGATCGGCCAACTTCACT
Proteins encoded in this window:
- a CDS encoding NAD(P)H-hydrate dehydratase — encoded protein: MKILTAKQIRALDKFTIENEPIDAIDLMERAAKACLEYMPMTDASDEDHILFVCGKGNNGGDGLAMARLEAKNSRSRVKVVVLEYTEHGSPNFSQNLYWLKEEGDVEEVIHVRDIEDFPEIQENTVVVDAIMGTGLSRPLDGLLADAVHHLNARAKFVLSVDIPSGLFAEDNTGNAMENVVQADWTVTFHCPKMSFLNPLTGNYVGELFTADIGLMADAMKVESPYQYVDLAYVNQFVKKRPKFSHKGNYGHALLLAGSKGKMGAAELAALACLKSGAGLVTAHVPACGLDIMQTAVAEVMCSVDSNADFLIDLPKLNGFNAIGIGPGIGTEKDTANVLKRLIQDASAHLVVDADGLNILAENKTWYSFLPKGTILTPHPKEFERLVGKWSSFEERMQLQIDFSKKYSVTVVLKGAYTCITTPAGEVFFNSTGNPGMATAGSGDVLTGMILGLLAQGYSPEQSAILGTFLHGSAGDHAADFLTENAVLARDIISTFGAVFHLVFGKYSFRRRMY